Proteins found in one Oncorhynchus mykiss isolate Arlee chromosome 17, USDA_OmykA_1.1, whole genome shotgun sequence genomic segment:
- the LOC110494687 gene encoding mitochondrial import inner membrane translocase subunit Tim17-A isoform X1, with the protein MEEYAREPCPWRIVDDCGGAFTMGAIGGGIFQAVKGFRNSPSGMSHRLKGSMTAIKTRAPQLGGSFAVWGGLFSMIDCGLVKVREKEDPWNSITSGAMTGAILAARNGPVAMVGSAAMGGILLALIEGAGILLTRFASSQFPTGPQFAEEPAPMPAPSFGGDYRQYQ; encoded by the exons ATGGAGGAATACGCACGGGAGCCGTG TCCGTGGAGAATTGTGGATGACTGTGGAGGTGCTTTCACCATGGGGGCCATTGGAGGAGGGATCTTCCAGGCAGTCAAGGGCTTCAGAAATTCACCTTCA GGGATGAGCCACCGATTGAAAGGTAGCATGACTGCCATCAAAACCAGAGCCCCACAGTTGGGGG GTAGCTTTGCAGTATGGGGAGGACTCTTCTCCATGATTGACTGTGGGTTGGTAAAGGTAAGGGAGAAAGAGGACCCCTGGAACTCCATCACAAGCGGGGCCATGACTGGAGCTATCCTCGCAGCAAGAA ATGGACCTGTGGCAATGGTGGGCTCTGCAGCAATGGGAGGTATACTGTTGGCGTTGATAGAGGGTGCTGGGATCCTGCTTACTAGATTTGCTTCATCACAGTTCCCAACTG GTCCCCAGTTTGCTGAGGAGCCAGCCCCCATGCCTGCCCCTTCCTTTGGAGGAGACTACAGACAGTACCAGTGA
- the LOC110494687 gene encoding mitochondrial import inner membrane translocase subunit Tim17-A isoform X2 translates to MGAIGGGIFQAVKGFRNSPSGMSHRLKGSMTAIKTRAPQLGGSFAVWGGLFSMIDCGLVKVREKEDPWNSITSGAMTGAILAARNGPVAMVGSAAMGGILLALIEGAGILLTRFASSQFPTGPQFAEEPAPMPAPSFGGDYRQYQ, encoded by the exons ATGGGGGCCATTGGAGGAGGGATCTTCCAGGCAGTCAAGGGCTTCAGAAATTCACCTTCA GGGATGAGCCACCGATTGAAAGGTAGCATGACTGCCATCAAAACCAGAGCCCCACAGTTGGGGG GTAGCTTTGCAGTATGGGGAGGACTCTTCTCCATGATTGACTGTGGGTTGGTAAAGGTAAGGGAGAAAGAGGACCCCTGGAACTCCATCACAAGCGGGGCCATGACTGGAGCTATCCTCGCAGCAAGAA ATGGACCTGTGGCAATGGTGGGCTCTGCAGCAATGGGAGGTATACTGTTGGCGTTGATAGAGGGTGCTGGGATCCTGCTTACTAGATTTGCTTCATCACAGTTCCCAACTG GTCCCCAGTTTGCTGAGGAGCCAGCCCCCATGCCTGCCCCTTCCTTTGGAGGAGACTACAGACAGTACCAGTGA